A single window of Debaryomyces hansenii CBS767 chromosome F complete sequence DNA harbors:
- a CDS encoding DEHA2F23870p (some similarities with uniprot|Q06554 Saccharomyces cerevisiae YLR247C Hypothetical ORF) — MSGLTSDPMSGFYPDYDESSIIHFDPEYLITFANHKSQGHLTKDQNRHKKRKRTYHRDIGIHELQYENTDNRNPKQTDEDHSQIKNRDESEWIEITNKNLHFECVSPIDLSLMVYGSTGFREIEPSVYEFVTEDIKLNFEMDEPLLGIKNKNMAKLKSKLLLSLNIKNNSEKNTLSLLELLRNEVAILNLPSSRINSDSLQFSGPGIKLIFDANRNQINVNVFYGIYLKGDISGRFPVDIINKIAALISMTSSPLPTSDDLSSVSDNNPHDPTTPQLFYKSISENTAAIPSIERPFDIPELDTNLLRFQRRTVNWLIEKEGMRYDWNTNRCVQSSIIDSDLVKLLSDYFGDQNIDFEELDNKVSAFLNKLCFGWNRITHHDGVFWFNKYTGNLNSRYRTYKFVLDYYNDSNNRKSESVLPAQGLLAEEMGLGKTVEITTLVLMNQRPIDTVNEPIQIQLQSFGDMKTVIKAKTTLIIAPDSILKQWNEEIVHLAPSLAVTIYNGIDKYPKLENNAAMIAEYLRRFDVVFTTYSTISKELDYALYSSRNKPTRNSSKRKASYFDNGDTRNDNISEGDESTNEATDNTMDREALLKDYKAMFQLSLQSQKPKVANEKSSESQHETDYEKALQDELHLAMKHNRIADIYNSHEYQSPLMLTHFWRVVLDEVQMVSSRLSRAFQSAALIPRFHAWGVSGTPIKKDFSDLHSILRFLKFQPFSGALSKNSWATLTTVDGSLTNKDFIKLWNQISLRHTKAMVHDDIKLPPQSRVLMTIPFTPVEQENYNQMFEECLAAICLDSNGNPVLSDWEPSSTVLAYMRYWLVRLRQVCCNPQIGKLNLNSKKYKSKNYNSRVVTTASQLKTLENVLDDMLIKASDQISTAESLIIQIYIDAAQFQEYVLLPEKALDFLQIGLLGTKHILYRLKLILAKYIKEYADYRMRFNLKPIDMDEDIEGEDDDIDINDSYTSSMDGIRDTLIKYQDKIRTTRVRIRSSKVTLHKFYFLIASCNFQCYDEEYREKINKLKLSNMPSSDALNIFEKENKNTKEISTLISGMPIEMFNIVKADEFDGFSPDPDSPENELQIAKHKFLESKYYELAEKTRQDILKGSIDAVSKTVDAKITSRVWYNKSGSKFVDTGLSLLPKTSKKFFNVLPLIEIDSLKSYIVGMKSKFYFEKFEKLTAQLNVQCEVINNWMNELIRILCKPLLSHDKTPDGEEYEGSIEDQDKASCYLNVISEILIDRNEFIVGDENSIKMNILKVNQLPNESHSEANRINSTIFLKELEETRRNVKPICKSSLQELVFNIKDIEAELKDEVFLDEGSKQIEYDLFKKISERVRTIFANQKLAQVLFQKELNLSCNSVFNSRIEYFKQLQQISDSVQPRGFDFSRDDLSYDIIIGEQEKRLLDYTEINSSMGKAISKFRYLQTLIKKDDNLQKAHLNEEEEELMCIICRSTITIGSLTQCGHKYCKECLELWLRNQKTCPMCKHAINVSTVYNFTHHKPNLKANAVDNTGNHKVDDNLHSIYKSIDDVIIDDIQHMPLKNSYSSKVDMIVKQVLYLRNKDPMVQIVIFSQWQDLLYILGTAFKSANISFLGSHGTLTPEVGAGRRRNKYDSVEEFKDPQNEITCFLLNAKAQASGLTLVNATHIFLCEPLVNTSLELQAISRIHRIGQRRHTTVWMFAIENTVEESIVLMSTNKRLQYFEAETTPAANQDGTSKVISKSKEKNLSKAESMTLMKSGGIDTLVNKGNGEGESVTNGDLWNAFFCARSNNTGISRLNEVKN; from the coding sequence ATGTCTGGTTTGACTTCAGATCCAATGTCGGGATTTTATCCTGATTATGATGAGTCGCTGATTATTCATTTTGATCCCGAATATCTAATCACATTTGCCAATCACAAATCACAAGGTCATTTGACAAAGGACCAGAATAGACACAAAAAAAGGAAGAGAACCTATCATAGGGACATAGGTATTCATGAATTACAATATGAGAATACGGATAACAGGAATCCAAAACAGACAGACGAAGATCATTCTCAAATCAAAAATCGGGATGAATCAGAATGGATAGAGATAactaataaaaatttacatTTTGAGTGTGTTTCCCCTATTGATTTGAGCTTGATGGTTTACGGATCTACAGGGTTTAGAGAGATTGAGCCAAGTGTCTACGAATTCGTAACCGAAGATATCAAATTGAACTTTGAGATGGATGAACCATTACTTGGGattaaaaataagaatatgGCTAAACTAAAGTCCAAATTATTGTTGTCCctaaatataaaaaataattcgGAAAAGAATACATTAAGTCTTCTAGAATTATTGAGAAATGAAGTTGCTATCCTTAATCTTCCATCATCAAGAATAAATTCCGATAGTTTGCAATTTTCTGGCCCTGGtattaaattgatttttgaTGCTAacagaaatcaaataaatgtCAATGTTTTCTATggtatatatttgaaaggAGATATAAGTGGTCGATTTCCTGTGgacataattaataaaattgcagcattaatttcaatgacTTCCTCTCCATTGCCTACTCTGGATGACTTGTCGAGTGTGTCTGATAATAATCCCCATGATCCCACGACTCCTCaattattttataaatCCATATCAGAAAATACAGCAGCTATTCCACTGATAGAAAGGCCCTTTGATATTCCGGAACTAGACACTAATTTATTAAGGTTCCAAAGAAGAACTGTAAATTGGTTGATCGAAAAAGAAGGCATGAGATACGATTGGAATACAAATAGGTGTGTACAGTCTTCAATAATAGATCTGGATCTAGTGAAATTGTTGAGTGATTATTTTGGTGATCAAAATatagattttgaagaactAGATAACAAGGTAAGTGCTTTCTTGAACAAATTATGCTTCGGATGGAATAGAATAACTCATCACGATGGTGTGTTTTGGTTTAACAAATATACTGGCAACTTGAACTCTAGATACCGTACATATAAGTTTGTTCTTGATTATTACAATGATCTGAATAATCGAAAATCTGAAAGTGTCTTACCGGCTCAAGGTTTGTTGGCGGAAGAGATGGGATTGGGAAAAACAGTAGAGATTACCACTTTAGTTTTGATGAACCAAAGGCCAATAGATACAGTAAATGAACCAATACAGATCCAACTACAATCGTTTGGAGATATGAAGACTGTAATAAAAGCCAAAACCACATTAATCATTGCACCTGATTCTATTTTAAAGCAATGGAATGAAGAGATTGTTCATTTGGCTCCATCGTTGGCGGTGACAATATATAAtggaattgataaatatccGAAGCTAGAGAATAATGCAGCCATGATTGCTGAATATCTAAGACGATTCGATGTTGTTTTCACGACATATTCCACgatttcaaaagaattagattatgctttatattcttctaGAAATAAACCAACTCGGAATTCCTCCAAGCGAAAAGCTTCATACTTTGATAACGGTGATACAAGGAACGATAATATATCTGAAGGTGATGAATCGACAAATGAAGCAACTGATAACACCATGGATAGAGAAGCGTTACTTAAAGATTATAAAGCAATGTTTCAGTTATCGTTGCAATCACAGAAACCAAAGGTTGCAAACGAAAAATCGTCTGAAAGCCAACACGAGACGGATTATGAAAAGGCATTACAAGACGAACTCCACTTAGCCATGAAACATAATAGGATTGCggatatttataatagtCACGAGTACCAATCACCCTTGATGTTGACACACTTCTGGAGAGTAGTTTTAGACGAAGTTCAGATGGTTTCATCGAGACTTTCACGGGCATTTCAAAGTGCAGCCTTGATTCCGAGATTTCATGCATGGGGTGTCTCTGGTACGCCAATTAAGAAAGACTTCAGTGATTTacattcaattttaagATTCTTAAAATTTCAGCCGTTTTCAGGAGCTTTATCCAAAAACAGTTGGGCTACATTGACTACAGTGGATGGAAGTTTAACTAATAAAGACTTTATTAAGCTATGGAACCAAATTAGTCTAAGACATACTAAGGCGATGGTTCACGACGACATTAAATTGCCACCTCAAAGTAGAGTATTGATGACTATTCCGTTCACTCCTGTTGAACAAGAGAATTATAATCAGATGTTTGAAGAATGTTTGGCAGCCATATGTCTCGACAGTAATGGTAATCCTGTGTTAAGTGATTGGGAACCATCTTCAACTGTATTGGCCTATATGAGGTATTGGTTGGTTCGATTACGTCAGGTATGTTGCAACCCTCAAATAGGGAAATTGAATCTTAATTCTAAAAAGTATAAGTCTAAGAATTACAACAGCCGGGTAGTAACTACAGCACTGCAGTTGAAGACATTAGAGAATGTACTTGATGATATGTTGATAAAGGCATCTGATCAAATTAGTACTGCTGAAAGTTTAATTATTCAGATTTATATCGATGCTGCACAATTTCAAGAGTATGTTTTGTTGCCAGAGAAAGCATTAGATTTTCTTCAGATAGGTTTGCTTGGAACAAAACATATTTTATATCGTTTAAAGTTGATACTTGCAAAATACATCAAAGAATATGCGGATTATAGAATGCGTTTTAACTTGAAGCCGATTGATATGGATGAAGATATCGAGGgagaagatgatgatattgatataaatgACAGCTATACTTCTTCAATGGATGGAATTCGTGATACTTTGATTAAATACCAAGACAAGATACGGACAACCAGAGTTAGGATCAGATCATCCAAAGTAACGTTGCATAAGttttatttcttgattGCCTCTTgtaattttcaatgctATGATGAGGAATATCGagaaaaaatcaataaattgaagcTAAGTAATATGCCTCTGTCGGACGctttgaatatttttgaaaaagagaATAAAAATACGAAGGAGATATCTACCCTCATAAGTGGAATGCCAATTGAAATGTTTAATATTGTAAAAGCAGATGAGTTTGATGGATTCTCACCAGATCCAGATTCACCAGAAAATGAGTTGCAGATCGCAAAGCACAAGTTCTTGGAACTGAAATATTATGAGCTTGCGGAAAAAACTAGACAAGATATATTAAAGGGATCAATTGATGCCGTTAGTAAAACCGTGGATGCTAAAATTACTTCTCGGGTATGGTATAATAAAAGTGGTTCCAAATTTGTTGACACTGGACTATCGTTATTACCAAAGACGTCaaagaaattcttcaatgtaTTACCACTCATAGAAATTGACTCATTAAAGAGTTATATTGTCGGAATGAAGTCTAAGttctattttgaaaagtttgaGAAATTGACAGCTCAGTTAAACGTTCAATGTGAGgttattaataattggaTGAATGAATTGATCAGAATACTATGTAAACCTTTGTTGAGTCATGATAAAACACCGGATGGTGAAGAATATGAGGGATCTATTGAAGATCAAGATAAAGCGTCATGTTATTTGAATGTAATATCAGAGATTTTAATAGATCgtaatgaatttattgttgGTGATGAAAACTCCATTaagatgaatattttaaaagTAAATCAACTTCCTAATGAATCACATTCTGAGGCCAACAGAATAAATAGTACAATATTCTTAAAAGAACTCGAGGAAACTAGAAGAAATGTCAAGCCGATATGTAAGAGCTCATTACAAGAGcttgttttcaatattaaagatatCGAGGCAGAACTAAAGGATGAGGTGTTTTTAGACGAAGGTTCTAAACAGATTGAATACGACttgttcaagaaaataagtGAAAGAGTTAGGACTATATTTGCAAACCAGAAGCTAGCACAAGTCTTGTTTCAaaaggaattgaatttgagtTGTAACTCGGTGTTCAATAGTCgtattgaatatttcaagcaGTTACAACAAATTTCGGATAGTGTTCAACCAAGAGGGTTTGATTTCCTGCGAGATGATTTATCCTATGACATTATAATAGGAGAGCAAGAGAAACGATTGTTGGACTACACAGAGATTAATTCATCCATGGGTAAAGcaatttctaaatttaGATATTTGCAAACGTTAATCAAGAAGGATGATAATTTACAAAAAGCGCACcttaatgaagaagaagaagagctaATGTGTATCATTTGCAGATCAACTATTACTATCGGATCGTTGACCCAATGTGGTCATAAATATTGTAAAGAATGTTTAGAGCTTTGGCTAAGGAACCAAAAAACTTGTCCAATGTGTAAACATGCGATAAATGTATCAACTGTCTACAATTTCACTCACCATAAGCCAAATTTGAAAGCAAATGCTGTGGATAATACAGGAAATCATAAAGTTGATGATAACCTACATTCCATTTATAAATCTATTGATGATGTGataattgatgatattcAGCATATGCCCTTAAAGAATTCGTACAGCTCTAAGGTTGATATGATTGTGAAACAGGTGTTATATCTAAGAAACAAAGATCCCATGGTTCAGATTGTTATCTTCAGTCAATGGCAGGACCTCTTATATATACTTGGAACAGCTTTTAAGTCTGCgaatatttcattcttaGGATCACATGGTACATTGACCCCAGAGGTTGGAGCAGGCCGTCGCCGTAACAAGTATGATAgtgttgaagaattcaaggATCCACAGAACGAAATAACTTGCTTCTTGTTGAATGCTAAGGCACAAGCAAGTGGCTTAACATTAGTAAATGCAACTCATATATTCTTGTGTGAACCATTAGTGAACACCTCTCTAGAGTTACAAGCTATCTCTAGAATTCACAGAATTGGCCAAAGAAGACACACCACAGTGTGGATGTTTGCAATCGAGAATACAGTGGAAGAGAGTATCGTATTAATGTCTACTAACAAGAGATTGCAATACTTTGAGGCAGAGACAACACCAGCAGCAAACCAAGATGGTACATCGAAGGTGATATCCAAATCTAAGGAGAAAAATTTGAGTAAGGCAGAATCAATGACGTTGATGAAAAGTGGTGGAATAGATACTTTGGTCAATAAAGGTAATGGAGAAGGTGAATCGGTCACTAATGGAGACTTATGGAATGCGTTCTTTTGCGCCCGATCCAATAATACTGGGATTCTGAGGCTAAATGAAGTAAAAAATTAA
- a CDS encoding DEHA2F23892p (similar to uniprot|P26754 Saccharomyces cerevisiae YNL312W RFA2 Subunit of heterotrimeric Replication Factor A (RF-A)): protein MSDFGGNYNNYGDGGFNTDIGNGGFQNENNGSQKQQLRSSLTPVTIKQITEATQPIPDGEFQVHNVNLNLVSFVGVVRNVQDITSAILITIEDGTGSIEVRKWIDDSNAMDENEQEKYEMNKYIYVTGALKEFNGKKNLQHATMRPITDHNEILYHHLSAISHHLKAQGLSARANGEQNQSQDNGLFVKDPHGMDVGTSIQDKILTVIRDNTSSMQEGVPVPFISQKLNVTDDLVLEQCSELIDNGKIYSGYDDSAYLAV, encoded by the coding sequence ATGTCAGATTTTGGAGGAAATTATAATAACTACGGCGACGGAGGATTCAATACAGATATTGGAAATGGCGGATTccaaaatgaaaataatggaTCGCAGAAGCAGCAGTTACGTTCAAGCTTAACGCCAGTGACCATTAAACAAATTACAGAAGCTACACAACCAATACCAGACGGAGAATTCCAAGTCCATAATGTTAATTTAAACTTGGTATCGTTTGTAGGAGTTGTGAGAAACGTGCAGGACATAACCTCTGCCATTCTTATTACAATTGAAGATGGCACTGGGTCGATTGAAGTACGTAAATGGATAGATGATTCCAATGCAatggatgaaaatgaacaGGAGAAATACGAAATGAACAAGTATATTTATGTCACAGGTGCTTTGAAGGAATTTAATGGAAAGAAAAACTTACAGCATGCGACCATGAGACCAATTACTGATCATAATGAAATCTTGTATCACCACTTAAGCGCTATTTCACACCACTTAAAGGCACAAGGATTGTCTGCTAGAGCTAATGGCGAACAAAATCAATCTCAAGATAATGGACTTTTTGTTAAGGATCCACATGGCATGGACGTTGGCACTTCAATTCAAGATAAGATCTTAACAGTTATTCGTGATAACACCAGCAGTATGCAAGAAGGTGTTCCTGTGCCTTTCATTTCTCAAAAGTTAAATGTGACGGACGACCTTGTGTTAGAACAGTGTtctgaattaattgataacGGTAAGATTTATTCCGGATATGATGATAGTGCTTATTTGGCTGTCTGA
- a CDS encoding DEHA2F23914p (no similarity), with the protein MSSQDKSQNFDGLKQTGKVKDFNAQFDSGVANLPAGQFSEQAKVDSYVQKLKYPVRNEVKYRYPDDIVEAQNIALAFEKPVYQPRRSNKNNGGKN; encoded by the coding sequence ATGTCGAGCCAAGATAAAAGCCAGAATTTTGATGGCTTGAAGCAGACAGGAAAGGTTAAAGATTTCAATGCACAATTTGACCTGGGGGTGGCCAATTTGCCAGCCGGTCAATTCTCCGAGCAAGCGAAGGTAGATAGTTATGTTcagaagttgaaatatcCCGTTAGAAACGAAGTGAAGTACAGATACCCGGATGATATAGTAGAAGCGCAGAATATAGCATTAGCGTTTGAGAAGCCGGTATATCAACCAAGAAGATCCAATAAGAATAATGGAGGGAAGAATTGA
- a CDS encoding DEHA2F23958p (similar to CA3574|IPF19584 Candida albicans IPF19584), which produces MDSNIDPSIAESELFHVSPSLERTAKHHTGISGGEVDRAEDDHVSIPNVFRLNEYVADHHHAASNDQHHEDNDSTAAAALNMIQFNNFEDSHVEDTNNERDGHNNLGTGAHFNHFSDEQILPDDTHSYDVGQPQATSAVKVVPYNPSEKTKRLGRPRKNLSNTLATPENSSSQNYNEAVVSKFRLDRLPLEGPGSRGGKSGARRSPRGRITSGSIKKRKQQALLGSTTSVDANGNKTSMVTLEAKPSTTHDPSGSKEEITDEILNSTQNVEDDIEILSPASMLEKSKYVIFDSYEGKRSQDDSGHENSVNITSSNITEAVKEAQRGSVRSEQNLIPQVRKRIPTTIMQKKSRPFRGSSRVTNTSRTTVRNNRHRATRHLPGPLIGLYYDLYDDNILQAQQNVEAASEKLALGFPIIKSPYASEISYIIAYLNKFKEVIFGDKVVNLGPQDIESGLSLPPLQGTDEIHDRFNGRKIETSNVDDTAYTSPIINKLFCRLLTLVLNRKKEVNPVSPSKAIAELKSMSLYLGLPKQWRDDTGILDKKKMQVAIDVEPVDKGNSEILSNDYYTYELPSAKSNPFNSSPDFESMGLKGIQNPMDRLLMLRCLMQWSLTTSDVIKHVITQSLQNQDISGEKETSYAARSMLKGFKNTEEVRRECELKINKKHTGSQNEVRESSENDVLAKYVDPTSDPLAHSMRLRLDELFVGDIGFNIGRFYLCRMADTDNGGLASIKKMAYTWNNINEIASSLPSKFKLYVQDVHQMLTESLTRDGVEFDENGEEFEIPPIEDSIHWYEVASNANELTEFIKFISMKLDLEHSPEPISRLSKTSMIYKPVLNMYTYLSSSVPLLANQEKLVTDSRSSRNKSVDYKYDYAANMDQEEDEDEIIVEHAEVEKGDDDDYEEEEDGNDDQDYLD; this is translated from the coding sequence ATGGATTCGAATATCGACCCTTCAATTGCAGAACTGGAGTTATTCCATGTATCACCGTCGCTTGAACGTACAGCTAAACATCACACGGGTATATCAGGCGGAGAAGTTGACAGAGCAGAAGATGATCATGTTTCGATACCGAATGTTTTCAGATTGAATGAATATGTTGCAGATCATCACCATGCTGCTAGCAACGATCAACATCATGAAGACAACGACTCTACTGCGGCGGCAGCTTTGAATatgattcaattcaataatttcgAAGACAGTCATGTAGAGGATACAAATAATGAGCGTGATGGACATAATAATTTAGGGACAGGGGCACACTTCAACCATTTTTCAGACGAACAAATACTTCCGGATGATACGCATTCCTATGATGTAGGCCAACCCCAGGCGACATCAGCTGTCAAGGTTGTTCCATATAATCCATCGGAGAAAACAAAAAGGTTGGGAAGACCCCGTAAGAATCTTTCGAATACACTAGCCACTCCAGAAAACTCATCCTCGCAGAATTATAACGAAGCCGTAGTGTCCAAATTCAGGTTAGATAGATTACCCTTGGAAGGGCCAGGTTCTCGAGGAGGAAAGCTGGGAGCTAGAAGAAGTCCACGAGGAAGAATTACCTCTGGTTCTATTAAGAAGCGAAAACAACAGGCTTTATTAGGGAGTACGACAAGTGTGGACGCTAATGGTAATAAGACATCGATGGTTACTTTAGAAGCAAAGCCATCTACTACACACGATCCGTCTGGAAGCAAGGAAGAAATAACTGACGAAATACTTAATTCGACGCAaaatgttgaagatgatatcGAAATACTATCGCCGGCGTCTATGCTAGAGAAACTGAAATATGTgatatttgattcatatGAAGGTAAACGCAGTCAAGATGATTCAGGCCACGAAAATTCTGTTAACATTACAAGTTCGAATATAACAGAAGCTGTCAAGGAAGCTCAAAGAGGACTGGTCAGAAGCGAACAAAATCTAATTCCACAAGTTAGAAAGCGTATACCGACAACaataatgcaaaaaaaaagcCGTCCATTTCGAGGATCTTCTAGAGTAACAAATACAAGTCGTACTACTGTGCGTAATAATCGTCATAGAGCAACAAGGCATTTACCGGGCCCTCTAATAGGGTTATACTATGATTTATATGATGATAACATCTTGCAAGCCCAACAGAATGTTGAAGCAGCTTCGGAAAAGCTAGCTCTCGGATTTCCTATAATTAAATCACCATACGCAAGTGAGATATCATACATCATAGCCtatttgaacaaatttaaagaagttatatttggtgataaaGTGGTAAATTTAGGGCCCCAGGATATAGAGTCCGGACTAAGCTTACCTCCTCTTCAAGGAACCGATGAGATACACGATAGGTTCAATGGCAGGAAGATAGAAACCTCCAACGTGGACGATACGGCGTATACTTCCCCAATaattaacaaattattCTGTCGGTTGCTAACGTTAGTTTTAAACAGAAAAAAAGAAGTCAACCCAGTATCCCCATCAAAGGCTATTGCTGAGTTAAAGTCGATGTCTTTATATCTTGGACTTCCGAAACAATGGAGAGATGATACCGGTATTTTGGacaaaaagaaaatgcAAGTCGCAATAGATGTCGAACCAGTTGATAAGGGTAActcagaaatattatctaaTGATTATTACACTTATGAGTTGCCGTCCGCTAAATCTAATCCATTCAATAGCTCGCcagattttgaatcaatggGGCTCAAGGGTATTCAAAATCCTATGGATAGATTATTAATGCTTCGCTGTTTAATGCAGTGGTCTTTAACGACCTCTGATGTTATCAAACATGTTATTACCCAAAGCcttcaaaatcaagatATTTCTGGAGAGAAAGAAACATCTTACGCTGCAAGATCTATGTTGAAGGGTTTCAAGAATACAGAAGAAGTGAGAAGAGAATGTGAATTAAAGATTAATAAGAAGCATACTGGTTCTCAAAATGAAGTTCGTGAATCTTCTGAAAATGATGTTCTTGCAAAATATGTTGATCCTACTTCAGATCCATTGGCCCATAGTATGAGATTGAGATTAGATGAACTATTTGTTGGAGACATCGGTTTTAATATAGGTCGGTTTTACCTTTGCCGAATGGCTGATACAGACAATGGTGGATTGGcttcaataaaaaaaatggcATATACGTGGAATAACATAAATGAGATCGCATCTAGTTTGCCGTCAAAGTTTAAGTTATATGTACAAGATGTACATCAAATGCTTACAGAATCCCTAACAAGAGATGGTGTTGAGTTTGACGAGAAtggtgaagaatttgaaattccGCCAATCGAAGATTCTATTCATTGGTATGAAGTTGCGTCTAATGCGAATGAATTGacagaatttataaagTTTATATCCATGAAGTTGGATTTAGAACACTCCCCAGAACCGATCTCTCGATTGTCGAAGACGTCAATGATCTACAAACCAGTTTTAAATATGTATACCTACTTGTCTTCAAGCGTACCTTTACTAGctaatcaagaaaaattggttACAGATTCTAGATCATCTAGAAATAAATCCGTTGACTACAAATATGATTATGCTGCAAATATGGACCaagaggaagatgaagacgagATTATTGTAGAGCATGCTGAAGTAGAGAAAGGCGACGACgatgattatgaagaagaggaagatgGAAACGATGATCAagattatttggattaa
- a CDS encoding DEHA2F23980p (similar to CA3575|IPF11108 Candida albicans IPF11108), producing MAPLVPPQQQPPVGGQDVSSKPRPNPSTAPAISYTPTDTTIPPILYEKIPNLESYKKLKEAERNIDLLTTRKAMDFQAINAKINQHSTLKKETGILRVFIYNTCENQPWQKQLLQSEGKELPDPTSAESAWTLRVEGRFLNDSNNTDNDVSQNLKFSSFLSGISIDILPNDDYPDMQNSPSNIIEWRDESIDQQPDAKLGGNNRQSEFDGLDVKRYGIFNIKSKIAIMIKDQSTSLKLSDDMSRFVGKQEATQQELIYAIWQYVLYKDLFRKSDAFTKVPAVSNSSATILNGNGVASNFEDDEDDDFNNIECDSILSELLKVPNFKFSDLYRLLQPHFKPREPVIIDYEINTRKSTTLGDLIVDIPVSLPSSVSKTQKEIIESTKATYENLTKSDASIQHLNTRISMGIVALQNANARETFYRELSENPVKFMENWLESQSETFKALKSDEGYEEEVIRRAEYFEDNEDMLKEKIDVLLGSGRF from the coding sequence ATGGCGCCTCTAGTACCACCACAGCAACAGCCACCAGTTGGTGGACAGGATGTTAGTTCAAAACCACGTCCTAATCCTTCAACGGCACCCGCCATATCATATACACCAACAGATACTACTATTCCACCAATATTATACGAAAAAATACCAAACTTAGAATCGTACAAAAAACTCAAGGAAGCAGAGCGTAATATTGATTTGTTGACTACAAGAAAGGCGATGGATTTCCAAGCTATTAATGCCAAAATTAACCAGCATTCAACGTTGAAAAAGGAAACGGGAATTTTGAgagtatttatttataacaCATGCGAGAATCAGCCATGGCAGAAGCAGTTGTTGCAGAGCGAAGGGAAGGAGTTACCGGACCCAACTTCTGCAGAATCGGCTTGGACGTTGAGGGTTGAAGGTAGGTTTTTAAACGATAGTAATAATACTGATAATGATGTAAGCCAGAACTTGAAATTCAGCTCGTTCTTGTCGGGAATTTCCATTGATATTTTGCCCAATGACGACTATCCGGATATGCAAAACTCCCCTTCCAATATAATCGAATGGAGAGATGAATCTATCGATCAACAACCAGACGCGAAATTAGGGGGTAATAATAGACAATCTGAATTCGACGGTTTAGACGTCAAAAGATACGGTATATTCAACATTAAATCTAAAATTGCCATAATGATAAAGGACCAATCCACAAGCTTGAAATTAAGTGACGATATGTCTCGGTTTGTCGGCAAACAAGAAGCTACACAACAAGAGTTAATATATGCAATCTGGCAATACGTATTATATAAGGATTTATTCAGAAAGTCAGATGCTTTTACAAAGGTCCCTGCTGTTTCGAATTCTTCTGCAACCATTTTGAACGGAAACGGGGTTGCCAGCAATTTTGAAGAcgacgaagatgatgattttaataacATCGAATGTGATCTGATTTTGAGcgaattattaaaagttcctaatttcaagttttcTGATCTTTATAGGTTATTACAACCACATTTCAAGCCAAGGGAACCAGTCATCATTGATTATGAAATAAACACAAGAAAATCGACTACTTTGGGTGACTTAATAGTAGACATTCCTGTGTCATTGCCATCGTCAGTATCTAAAACTCAAAAAGAGATCATTGAATCTACGAAAGCAACGTACGAAAATTTAACCAAGTCAGATGCAAGTATTCAGCACTTGAACACTAGAATTTCGATGGGTATAGTAGCTTTACAAAACGCAAATGCCAGAGAGACATTCTATAGAGAATTGAGTGAGAATCCTGTTAAGTTCATGGAAAACTGGCTTGAAAGTCAACTGGAGACATTCAAGGCCTTAAAGAGTGACGAAGGatacgaagaagaagtcaTTAGAAGAGCTGAATATTTCGAAGATAACGAGGATAtgttgaaagaaaagataGATGTTTTATTAGGTTCTGGAAGGTTCTAA